A genomic window from Flavobacterium azooxidireducens includes:
- a CDS encoding helix-turn-helix domain-containing protein — protein MEITNDARQVLQFINQTQRSIFLTGKAGTGKTTLLRKIIQTTHKNTVVVAPTGIAALNAGGVTIHSMFQLPFGGFIPEYIAGSSISEYQKFETKNTLVKHFRMSGQKKAVMLNMELLIIDEVSMLRADLLDAIDFMLRKVRRRDIPFGGVQVLFIGDLLQLPPVVKNDEWHVLRNYYRGIFFFHAKVIQERPPLYIELSKIFRQTDDRFISVLNNLRNNTITQNDMVVLNDFVKPNFDIKANKGYITLTTHNAKADSINAESLEELEGKCYRYKPEVVGDFPEKIYPVEEILQLKVGAQIMFIKNDLSPDKNYFNGKMGFIKSLSEAEIIVHFPEENKTIEVEKYEWKNIRYSVNENTKEIDEETLGTFVHYPIKLAWAITVHKSQGLTFDKAVLDVSQVFLPGQAYVALSRLRSLEGLVLLKPIQMNGISNDQDVMQYAENKADEETIVNALQKETQRFILQYIKNSFDWEAITQQWRNHRFSYNTDAEKSEKSKHQNWAEIQEQKVSKLEEPAKKFRSQLDKLFHADDVNIPFIAERVKAAKDYFLPKLNEIMFDLLLKMEEIKRKKRVKEFYNELNELEEGTLKTVLQLFKAVKMVDVLSEGKEINKENLTSNEIQNYRSILVENVVEHFKSIQNTLIEEEGEADFDPYQYLPKKKKTKEPKKSTVQETYELWQEKNSVKEIAKIRVLTTQTIYGHLAKLIQAGTVSITEVLPEDKINELAAAFEGYNEDSLTALKEQVGEKFTWGELRLFKANL, from the coding sequence ATGGAAATTACAAACGATGCACGCCAAGTCCTGCAATTTATCAATCAAACGCAACGTTCTATTTTTCTAACGGGAAAAGCCGGAACAGGAAAAACCACTTTGTTGCGGAAAATCATTCAAACAACTCATAAAAATACGGTTGTAGTTGCTCCCACAGGAATCGCTGCACTGAATGCGGGAGGAGTAACCATTCATTCGATGTTTCAATTGCCTTTTGGAGGTTTTATTCCCGAATATATTGCCGGTTCCAGCATTTCTGAATACCAGAAATTTGAAACCAAAAACACCTTAGTTAAGCATTTTCGCATGAGCGGCCAAAAGAAAGCCGTGATGCTCAATATGGAATTGCTCATTATTGACGAAGTAAGTATGCTACGTGCGGATTTATTAGATGCTATCGATTTTATGTTACGAAAAGTCCGTCGAAGAGACATTCCTTTTGGCGGAGTGCAAGTACTTTTTATTGGCGATTTACTGCAATTGCCACCCGTTGTAAAAAATGATGAATGGCACGTTTTACGCAATTATTACCGTGGAATTTTCTTTTTTCACGCCAAAGTTATTCAGGAAAGACCGCCGTTGTATATTGAATTATCTAAAATTTTTAGGCAAACAGACGATCGTTTTATTTCAGTTTTAAATAACCTTCGAAATAATACAATTACACAAAACGATATGGTGGTTTTGAATGATTTTGTGAAACCAAATTTCGACATCAAAGCCAATAAAGGATACATTACTTTAACGACTCACAATGCCAAAGCCGACTCTATTAATGCAGAATCATTAGAAGAATTGGAAGGAAAATGTTATCGATACAAACCTGAAGTAGTAGGTGATTTTCCCGAAAAAATTTATCCTGTAGAAGAAATTCTTCAGTTGAAAGTGGGTGCTCAAATTATGTTTATTAAGAATGATTTGTCGCCGGATAAGAATTATTTTAATGGAAAAATGGGTTTCATCAAATCGTTATCTGAAGCTGAAATAATCGTTCACTTTCCGGAAGAAAATAAAACCATCGAAGTAGAAAAATATGAATGGAAAAACATTCGTTATTCGGTAAACGAAAATACGAAAGAAATTGACGAAGAAACACTAGGAACATTTGTGCATTATCCGATAAAATTAGCTTGGGCAATCACGGTTCACAAAAGTCAGGGACTTACATTTGACAAAGCCGTTTTGGATGTTTCACAAGTATTTTTACCCGGACAAGCGTATGTTGCATTGTCACGATTGCGATCATTGGAAGGTTTGGTTTTATTGAAGCCTATTCAAATGAATGGCATTTCCAACGACCAAGATGTAATGCAATATGCTGAAAATAAGGCAGATGAAGAAACCATAGTGAATGCTTTACAAAAGGAAACGCAACGATTTATTCTTCAATACATTAAGAATAGTTTTGACTGGGAAGCGATAACTCAACAATGGCGAAATCATCGCTTTAGCTACAATACTGATGCTGAAAAATCAGAGAAATCGAAGCATCAAAACTGGGCAGAAATTCAAGAACAGAAAGTTTCAAAATTAGAAGAACCGGCAAAAAAATTCAGATCCCAATTAGACAAACTTTTTCACGCTGATGATGTCAATATTCCCTTTATTGCAGAAAGAGTGAAAGCAGCCAAAGATTATTTCCTTCCAAAACTGAATGAAATTATGTTTGATTTGCTTTTGAAAATGGAAGAAATCAAACGTAAAAAAAGAGTCAAGGAATTCTACAACGAGTTGAATGAATTAGAAGAAGGTACTTTAAAAACTGTTCTTCAATTGTTTAAAGCCGTTAAAATGGTGGATGTTTTATCTGAAGGAAAAGAAATCAACAAAGAAAATTTAACTTCAAATGAAATTCAAAACTACCGAAGTATTTTAGTTGAAAATGTGGTTGAACATTTTAAATCCATCCAAAACACATTAATCGAAGAAGAGGGAGAAGCTGATTTTGATCCGTATCAATATCTTCCAAAAAAGAAAAAAACGAAAGAACCGAAGAAATCAACTGTTCAGGAAACGTATGAACTTTGGCAAGAGAAAAACTCGGTAAAAGAAATTGCTAAAATTCGTGTTCTAACCACACAAACGATTTACGGCCATTTAGCGAAGCTTATTCAAGCCGGAACCGTTTCTATTACAGAAGTGTTGCCCGAAGACAAAATAAATGAATTAGCGGCCGCATTTGAAGGCTACAACGAAGATTCATTAACCGCTTTAAAAGAACAAGTAGGCGAGAAGTTTACTTGGGGTGAATTGCGGTTGTTTAAGGCGAATTTGTAG
- a CDS encoding OmpH family outer membrane protein — protein MKKSILVFGLLLAMASCDKAADQKDFKTAYVDTSKLLDEYTEAKDIEEKYKSKGEEMGKQLEAEVARFRTEAAAFQKNAETYGPQWAQQKGAELQRKEQELSYAQQAILRQLQEESGKEMDSLVKDVKKFIKDYGKEKGYNYIYGTGDAATVLYAKDEYDITNDVIKLLNDKYKSTSSDDKKDEKADTKVDSTKK, from the coding sequence ATGAAAAAATCAATTTTAGTTTTCGGCTTACTTTTGGCCATGGCATCGTGTGATAAAGCAGCCGATCAAAAAGATTTCAAAACAGCTTATGTAGATACTTCAAAACTTTTGGATGAATATACCGAAGCAAAAGATATTGAAGAAAAATATAAATCAAAAGGCGAAGAAATGGGTAAGCAGTTAGAAGCTGAAGTAGCTCGTTTCAGAACTGAAGCAGCAGCTTTTCAAAAAAATGCCGAAACATATGGTCCACAATGGGCTCAACAAAAAGGGGCTGAATTGCAAAGAAAAGAACAAGAATTATCATATGCTCAACAAGCTATTTTACGTCAATTGCAAGAAGAGAGCGGAAAAGAAATGGACAGCCTAGTGAAAGATGTAAAAAAATTCATCAAAGACTACGGTAAAGAAAAAGGATACAATTACATCTACGGAACAGGTGATGCGGCAACAGTTTTGTATGCAAAAGATGAATATGATATTACCAATGATGTAATTAAATTACTGAATGATAAATACAAATCAACTTCTTCGGATGATAAAAAAGACGAAAAAGCAGATACAAAAGTAGATTCTACTAAAAAATAA
- a CDS encoding class I SAM-dependent methyltransferase translates to MNFTKEPYIKVKDYSVSGEQFELLMDENLQLLKTYPQPALSDLPNYYESEDYISHTDNKRSLFEKVYHFIKRKAIRDKVSLIEYWSVEKGSVLDIGSGTGDFLAKAKQQNWKAVGMEPSDKAKALAKQKGICIIDTYPELEDHFFDVITMWHVLEHVPDLEFQIKELKRLLKPDGVIFIAVPNYKSYDANHYGKFWAAYDVPRHLWHFSKTAMEKLFAQENLKLKKVQPMWFDSFYVSLLSEKHKTGKMNPFRAFWIGLQSNLKGRKSLEYSSHIYIFKNS, encoded by the coding sequence ATGAATTTTACAAAAGAACCGTACATTAAAGTAAAAGATTATTCCGTTTCGGGAGAACAGTTTGAATTGTTGATGGATGAAAATCTTCAATTATTGAAAACGTATCCGCAACCTGCATTATCGGATTTACCGAATTATTACGAAAGCGAAGATTACATTTCACATACAGATAATAAACGATCTTTATTTGAAAAAGTATATCATTTTATCAAACGAAAAGCAATTCGCGACAAAGTAAGTTTGATAGAATATTGGAGTGTTGAAAAAGGAAGTGTTTTAGATATCGGTTCCGGAACCGGAGATTTTTTAGCAAAAGCTAAACAACAAAACTGGAAAGCTGTGGGAATGGAGCCAAGCGATAAAGCAAAAGCTCTTGCCAAACAAAAAGGAATTTGCATCATTGATACGTATCCTGAATTAGAAGATCACTTTTTTGATGTTATAACAATGTGGCACGTTTTAGAACACGTTCCGGATTTGGAATTCCAAATTAAAGAACTGAAACGATTGCTAAAACCGGATGGCGTTATATTTATCGCAGTTCCAAATTACAAATCGTATGATGCAAACCATTACGGAAAATTTTGGGCGGCTTATGATGTTCCTAGACATCTTTGGCATTTTTCTAAAACGGCTATGGAAAAACTTTTTGCTCAGGAAAATTTAAAACTAAAAAAAGTTCAACCAATGTGGTTCGATAGTTTTTACGTTAGTTTATTATCAGAAAAACACAAAACCGGAAAGATGAATCCGTTTAGAGCATTTTGGATTGGTTTGCAATCAAATTTGAAAGGAAGAAAGAGTTTAGAGTATTCTTCACACATTTATATCTTCAAAAACAGCTAA
- the mnmG gene encoding tRNA uridine-5-carboxymethylaminomethyl(34) synthesis enzyme MnmG yields the protein MFQDKYDVIVVGAGHAGSEAAAAAANMGCSTLLVTMNLQTIGQMSCNPAMGGIAKGQIVREIDALGGYSGIVSDKTAIQFKMLNKSKGPAMWSPRVQSDRMRFAEEWRLMLENTPNVDFYQEMVAGLIIENNVIKGIKTSLGIEIKAKTVVLTNGTFLNGLIHIGEKQFGGGRAGESAAYGITEDLVKLGFESGRMKTGTPPRVDGRSLDYTKMREEKGDDKPHKFSYLDSSKPLIHQKSCWMTYTSETVHNLLREGFDRSPMFNGRIQSTGPRYCPSIEDKINRFADKDRHQLFVEPEGWNTVEVYVNGFSTSLPEDVQFKALRSVEGFEKVKFFRPGYAIEYDYFPPTQLKHTLETKLVDGLFFAGQINGTTGYEEAASQGLMAGINAALKVQERDPFILKRDEAYIGVLIDDLITKGTEEPYRMFTSRAEYRTLLRQDNADERLTPKGFELGLASVERLIRMNHKFNEAEKMVSFFRETSISPEEANPVLETKGSSPMVQSDKMYKVFSRPQIDLEDIVLFDKVKEYIAVNNLDDETVEQAEIQVKYNGYIEKERNNADKLKRLEDVRIPDNYDFDKIKSLSYEAREKFKKIRPVTVSQASRISGVNPSDISILLIYMGR from the coding sequence ATGTTTCAAGATAAATATGATGTAATTGTGGTTGGTGCTGGCCACGCAGGTTCTGAAGCGGCGGCGGCGGCGGCCAATATGGGCTGTTCAACGTTGTTAGTAACAATGAACTTGCAAACTATCGGGCAAATGTCTTGTAATCCCGCTATGGGCGGTATTGCAAAAGGCCAAATTGTGCGTGAGATTGATGCTTTAGGTGGCTATTCCGGAATTGTTTCCGATAAGACAGCTATTCAGTTTAAAATGCTTAACAAGTCAAAAGGTCCGGCTATGTGGTCGCCAAGAGTTCAAAGTGATCGAATGCGTTTTGCTGAAGAATGGCGTTTGATGTTAGAAAACACGCCAAATGTTGATTTCTATCAAGAAATGGTTGCTGGTTTAATTATTGAAAACAATGTTATCAAAGGAATTAAAACTTCATTAGGGATTGAAATCAAAGCCAAAACCGTTGTTTTAACGAATGGAACTTTCCTTAACGGATTAATTCATATTGGCGAAAAACAGTTCGGAGGAGGAAGAGCAGGTGAAAGTGCAGCTTATGGAATTACCGAAGATTTAGTCAAACTCGGATTTGAATCAGGTCGAATGAAAACCGGAACACCACCAAGAGTTGATGGGCGTTCGCTGGATTACACCAAAATGCGAGAAGAAAAGGGTGATGATAAACCGCATAAATTTTCTTATTTAGATTCTTCTAAACCATTAATTCATCAAAAATCGTGTTGGATGACGTATACATCTGAAACGGTTCACAATTTATTACGTGAAGGTTTTGATCGTTCGCCAATGTTTAATGGTAGAATTCAAAGTACAGGGCCACGTTATTGCCCATCCATTGAAGATAAAATTAATCGTTTTGCAGATAAAGACAGACATCAATTGTTTGTTGAACCGGAAGGTTGGAATACGGTTGAAGTATATGTAAATGGATTTTCAACCTCCTTACCGGAAGACGTACAATTTAAGGCCTTACGTTCAGTGGAAGGTTTTGAAAAAGTGAAATTCTTTCGTCCGGGATATGCCATTGAATATGACTATTTCCCACCAACACAGTTAAAACACACGTTAGAAACCAAGTTGGTAGATGGTCTTTTCTTTGCCGGTCAAATAAATGGAACGACTGGTTATGAAGAAGCAGCTTCACAAGGCTTAATGGCAGGAATCAATGCTGCTTTAAAAGTGCAAGAACGTGATCCTTTTATATTGAAAAGAGATGAAGCCTATATCGGTGTTTTAATAGATGATTTAATTACAAAAGGTACTGAAGAACCGTATCGAATGTTTACTTCCAGAGCAGAATACAGAACGTTATTACGTCAAGATAATGCCGATGAGCGTTTAACGCCTAAAGGTTTTGAGTTAGGATTAGCTTCAGTAGAACGCTTAATTCGAATGAATCACAAGTTTAATGAAGCGGAAAAAATGGTCTCTTTTTTCAGAGAAACAAGTATTTCTCCTGAAGAAGCAAATCCGGTTTTGGAAACAAAGGGAAGTTCCCCAATGGTTCAATCAGACAAAATGTATAAAGTGTTTTCGAGACCTCAAATTGATTTAGAAGACATTGTTTTATTTGATAAAGTAAAAGAATATATCGCAGTCAATAACTTGGATGATGAAACAGTTGAGCAAGCAGAGATTCAAGTGAAATACAATGGTTATATTGAAAAAGAACGCAACAATGCCGATAAACTAAAACGATTAGAAGACGTCAGAATTCCGGATAATTATGATTTTGATAAAATTAAATCATTGTCGTATGAAGCTAGGGAGAAGTTTAAAAAAATTCGTCCGGTTACAGTATCTCAAGCATCTAGAATTAGTGGTGTGAATCCAAGTGATATTTCAATATTATTAATTTATATGGGAAGATAG
- the ybeY gene encoding rRNA maturation RNase YbeY, producing MISFNYETDFELGDEKLFSNWISAIISSEDKEEGEINYIFCDDGYLHKINVEYLNHDTLTDIISFDYSEGNFLHGDIFISTERVQENALEFNVSFLDELKRVMAHGVLHYCGYKDKSETDEKLMRQKEEEKMMMFHVEQ from the coding sequence ATGATTAGTTTTAATTATGAAACCGATTTTGAATTAGGTGACGAAAAATTGTTTTCCAATTGGATTTCGGCAATAATTTCATCGGAAGACAAAGAAGAAGGAGAAATCAATTACATCTTTTGTGATGATGGTTATTTGCATAAAATCAATGTCGAATACCTAAATCACGACACGTTAACCGATATAATTAGCTTTGATTACAGTGAAGGAAATTTTTTACACGGCGATATTTTCATTTCAACCGAAAGAGTGCAAGAAAATGCGTTAGAATTCAACGTTTCTTTTTTAGATGAATTAAAACGGGTGATGGCTCACGGTGTTTTGCATTATTGCGGCTATAAAGATAAATCGGAAACTGACGAAAAACTAATGCGTCAAAAAGAAGAAGAAAAAATGATGATGTTCCACGTGGAACAATAA
- the gltX gene encoding glutamate--tRNA ligase produces MSRPVRVRFAPSPTGPLHIGGVRTALFNYLFAKKNNGVFYLRIEDTDQNRFVPGAEQYIFEALEWLGIAPSETVDRNEKFGPYRQSERKTLYKQYADQLINSGWAYYAFDTADALDLHRKQHEEQGKTFIYNWHNREKLDTSLVISLEETNRRIAAGEDFVIRFKTPVNEVLELKDIIRGDIKFDTNLLDDKVLFKSDGMPTYHLANIVDDHLMETSHVIRGEEWLPSLPLHHLLYKAFGWEAPEFAHLPLILKPIGNGKLSKRDGDKMGFPVFPLEWKTEEGISSGYRETGYFPEAVINFLALLGWNDGTDQEIFSLEELVEKFDLNRVHKAGAKFDPEKNKWFNHQYLQKQSDEELAESFSSILNEKGISVENNKLIKVVSSIKERANFVSDFWELADYFFVAPTSYDEKASKNWKEETPALMKQVIEVLESIEDFTSLKIETILKDWMTTNEIGTGKVMQPLRLSLVGALKGPHLFDIIELIGKEETVKRILKAIEKI; encoded by the coding sequence ATGTCAAGACCTGTACGCGTTCGTTTTGCACCAAGTCCAACCGGACCATTGCACATTGGTGGTGTGAGAACAGCTTTGTTTAATTATTTATTTGCGAAAAAAAATAACGGTGTTTTTTACTTACGAATTGAAGATACCGACCAAAATCGATTTGTTCCGGGAGCTGAGCAGTACATTTTTGAAGCATTGGAATGGTTAGGAATTGCTCCTTCAGAAACGGTAGATAGGAACGAAAAGTTCGGACCCTATCGTCAAAGTGAGCGAAAAACGTTGTACAAACAATATGCCGATCAATTGATTAATTCAGGTTGGGCGTATTATGCTTTTGATACAGCTGATGCGTTGGATTTACACAGAAAACAGCACGAAGAACAAGGAAAAACATTCATTTATAATTGGCATAATCGTGAAAAATTAGATACTTCATTGGTAATCTCACTTGAAGAAACCAATAGAAGAATTGCTGCCGGCGAAGATTTTGTCATTCGATTTAAAACGCCTGTGAATGAAGTTTTGGAATTGAAAGACATTATTCGTGGAGATATAAAATTTGATACTAACTTATTGGATGACAAAGTGTTATTTAAAAGTGATGGAATGCCAACCTATCATTTGGCCAACATTGTTGATGATCATTTGATGGAAACATCACACGTGATTCGTGGCGAAGAATGGTTGCCTTCGCTCCCACTTCACCATTTATTGTACAAAGCTTTTGGTTGGGAAGCACCTGAATTTGCACATTTACCTTTGATTTTAAAACCAATTGGTAACGGAAAATTATCAAAAAGAGATGGTGATAAAATGGGCTTTCCGGTATTTCCTTTGGAATGGAAAACAGAAGAAGGAATTTCATCAGGTTATCGTGAAACGGGTTATTTTCCTGAAGCCGTGATTAACTTTTTAGCCTTATTAGGTTGGAATGATGGAACTGATCAAGAGATATTTTCATTAGAAGAATTAGTTGAAAAATTCGATTTAAATCGAGTTCACAAAGCCGGAGCTAAATTTGATCCGGAGAAAAATAAATGGTTTAATCATCAGTATTTGCAAAAGCAAAGTGACGAAGAATTGGCGGAAAGTTTTTCTTCAATTTTAAACGAAAAAGGAATTTCTGTTGAAAATAATAAACTGATCAAAGTTGTTTCTTCGATAAAAGAACGAGCGAATTTCGTGTCCGATTTCTGGGAATTAGCGGATTATTTCTTTGTTGCACCTACTTCGTATGACGAAAAAGCATCAAAAAATTGGAAAGAAGAAACACCAGCTTTAATGAAACAAGTCATTGAAGTTTTAGAATCGATTGAGGATTTTACATCTTTAAAAATCGAAACAATTTTGAAAGATTGGATGACCACCAACGAAATTGGAACGGGAAAAGTGATGCAACCGCTTCGATTAAGTTTGGTTGGAGCTTTAAAAGGGCCACATTTGTTTGATATTATTGAACTTATCGGCAAAGAAGAAACCGTTAAAAGAATATTAAAAGCGATAGAAAAAATTTAA
- a CDS encoding HAEPLYID family protein, translated as MFKFNLKQMLCFFSMLLLSQISFTQTENTTKDSLYIEEVLTKTEKPKVLHAEPLYIDLIRDLGARKGEKEWNLGFGITDNNDYDEYLALVEYEWAPIDRLGLEVELPFTIYPSNSNGMAPGSKLNSLKLAGQYSFFVSEKKKTSLAIGYIHEFEMNEFDNYQNGRLFVGNVYNPFFVAAKRWGNNFHTLLYTGPAFIHHFEDNSTYTNWQINSNVHYMIPGTRNFIGVEFNKEVTKTDFDMTIRPQMRVGIADNLLIGIVTGIPISRENERFSTFFRLIYEPGH; from the coding sequence ATGTTCAAATTTAATTTGAAGCAAATGCTATGCTTCTTTTCTATGCTTCTTTTAAGCCAAATTTCCTTTACACAAACCGAAAATACAACAAAAGACAGTTTGTATATCGAAGAAGTTTTAACCAAAACCGAAAAACCAAAAGTACTTCACGCAGAGCCATTGTACATCGATTTAATTAGAGATTTAGGTGCCAGAAAAGGCGAAAAAGAATGGAATCTTGGTTTTGGAATTACCGACAACAACGACTATGATGAATATTTAGCTTTAGTAGAATATGAATGGGCTCCGATTGACCGATTAGGTTTAGAAGTCGAATTACCATTTACGATTTACCCTTCCAACAGCAACGGAATGGCTCCGGGAAGCAAGCTCAACAGCTTAAAATTGGCCGGACAATATTCTTTTTTTGTTTCCGAAAAGAAGAAAACATCATTAGCCATTGGTTATATCCACGAATTTGAAATGAATGAATTTGATAATTACCAAAATGGAAGATTGTTTGTTGGAAATGTTTACAATCCGTTTTTTGTAGCAGCAAAACGTTGGGGAAATAATTTTCACACCCTACTCTATACCGGACCGGCTTTTATTCATCATTTTGAAGACAATTCAACTTATACCAACTGGCAAATTAACAGCAACGTTCATTATATGATTCCGGGGACACGGAATTTTATTGGAGTGGAATTCAATAAAGAAGTTACAAAAACCGATTTTGATATGACCATTCGTCCGCAAATGCGAGTTGGAATTGCAGATAATTTACTGATAGGAATTGTAACAGGAATTCCAATTAGTAGGGAAAACGAACGATTTAGTACTTTTTTTAGGTTGATTTACGAACCTGGCCATTAA